Proteins encoded together in one Rhipicephalus sanguineus isolate Rsan-2018 chromosome 9, BIME_Rsan_1.4, whole genome shotgun sequence window:
- the LOC119405989 gene encoding uncharacterized protein LOC119405989, with translation MHSIRVDQPNGGMLSRAASKKKTSIWFSGPPSQYGGQMPARIGASCERTALQQKAARSLYSSCCPHTKWKHREALQCCAKPFGKGSETGRPEHQAFGCPRRQPC, from the exons GTTGACCAGCCTAACGGTGGGATGCTCTCAAGGGCCGCCTCAAAAAAAAAGACTTCCATTTGGTTCAGCGGTCCACCATCGCAGTATGGTGGACAAATGCCTGCGCGCATAGGAGCTTCATGTGAACGAACCGCTTTGCAGCAGAAGGCGGCCAGAAGCCTGTACAGCAGCTGTTGTCCCCACACAAAGTGGAAGCATAGGGAG GCGCTCCAGTGCTGCGCAAAGCCTTTCGGAAAAGGAAGCGAAACAGGCCGCCCAGAACACCAGGCTTTTGGCTGTCCCAGAAGACAACCATGTTGA